The following are encoded in a window of Artemia franciscana chromosome 19, ASM3288406v1, whole genome shotgun sequence genomic DNA:
- the LOC136039631 gene encoding uncharacterized protein LOC136039631 has product MNKLEEVELCLKNELVDIACICESWSATEDVVAFEGYDTYFKPRMTPNDISVTHGGGVGIICRSSIRNRVLTFSNIPNKHAFEVLWLWCRPKKLPKEVASLVICVVYYPPRCPYRKDLVNYLQNCTDNVRSLYPNAGIIMCGDFNDLDAKWLSNSLSLKQVVNVPTRGNRMLDLIFSNCPEYYNTPVTLPPLGLSDHLCVAWTPNHFIPNRQINSVVYRPFSPELVNLYKKWLTDRDWRDILSLSDGDKMASLFCKELFKNTVKFSHKKKIYVKSNDKPWITQKIRNLIKLRSELHLTGSVKDFKRVRNLIVYKIRCSRKQYGSKIISKIYKSNPRKFHDLVQNIIGKKVTRVEVRDVNGKPLLPSEINNFFASVCKIHPQLRKLPPNDSVSNIPILEICSVAKKLKALDSCKSSYPSEIPIKLIIECADLLSTPLTAIFNQCFIDGVFPCIFKQAYVTPIPKCKAPKDITEMRPISKTPALSKVFESFIFDCLFEDINDNIDPQQFGFRSGHSTVHYLVALLDTILKHLENNGAYAEALFADIVKAFDSLDHNVVVEEAKAMGARPFVVRMLASFLFERSQCVQLPDHEPSEFLSSSYVEAVFDDISTAFDNLDHQTFTDNARALGVRDFVVRMVASFLSDREQCVVLPNGDSSGFT; this is encoded by the exons ATGAACAAATTAGAAGAGGTTGAACTTTGCTTGAAGAATGAACTGGTTGATATTGCTTGTATCTGTGAATCATGGTCCGCGACTGAAGATGTTGTAGCATTTGAAGGATATGATACCTATTTCAAACCTAGAATGACACCCAATGATATTTCAGTAACACATGGTGGTGGTGTTGGTATTATTTGTCGATCGTCTATAAGAAATCGagttctcactttcagtaataTACCAAATAAGCATGCTTTTGAAGTATTATGGTTGTGGTGCAGGCCTAAGAAGCTTCCCAAGGAAGTGGCATCACTGGTGATATGTGTTGTTTACTATCCGCCCCGTTGCCCCTATCGTAAAGACCTTGTGAATTACTTACAGAATTGCACTGACAATGTACGATCTTTGTATCCTAATGCTGGTATCATAATGTGTGGTGACTTTAATGACTTAGATGCCAAATGGCTAAGTAATTCACTATCACTTAAGCAGGTTGTGAATGTGCCCACAAGAGGTAACCGTATGTTGGATCTCATTTTTAGCAACTGTCCTGAATATTATAATACTCCAGTTACATTACCCCCATTAGGTTTGAGTGATCACTTGTGTGTTGCTTGGACACCCaatcattttatcccaaatcgaCAAATAAATAGTGTGGTGTACAGGCCTTTCTCACCTGAACTAGTAAATCTCTACAAGAAATGGCTCACAGATCGTGACTGGCGTGATATTCTCTCATTGTCTGACGGTGACAAAATGGCAAGTTTATTCTGTAAGGAACTATTCAAAAATACTGTgaaattttcccacaaaaaaaaaatatatgtgaaatcTAATGATAAACCATGGATTACTCAAAAGATTCGGAATCTGATAAAATTGAGGAGCGAATTGCATTTAACTGGATCcgtaaaagatttcaaaagagtaagaaatttaattgtatataaaataagatgttctCGTAAGCAGTATGGgtctaaaataataagcaaaatatataaatccaacCCAAGGAAGTTCCATGACTTAGTTCAGAACATTATCGGGAAAAAAGTAACCAGAGTTGAAGTGAGAGATGTCAATGGTAAACCCCTGTTACCTAGTGAAATTAATAACTTTTTTGCAtctgtttgtaaaattcatccgcaactaagaaaattaccaccgaatgattcagtttcaaatatccCTATACTAGAGATTTGTTCAGTTGCTAAAAAGTTAAAGGCACTTGATTCTTGTAAATCTAGTTATCCTAGTGAGATAccaattaaattgattattgagTGTGCTGATCTTTTATCTACTCCTTTAACGGCAATTTTTAACCAGTGTTTTATTGATGGTGTTTTcccatgtatttttaaacaggcATATGTAACGCCAATCCCCAAATGCAAGGCACCTAAAGATATAACCGAGATGAGGCCGATTTCGAAAACTCCAGCTCtctcaaaagtatttgaaagttttatttttgattgtttatttgaggacataaatgataatattgatccccaacaatttggatttagatccGGGCATAGTACTGTTCATTATTTGGTTGCATTATTGGATACTATCCTTAAGCACTTAGAGAATAATGGGGCCTATGCTGAAGCTTTATTTGCAGACAtagttaaggcttttgatagtcttgatCATAATGTAGTTGTGGAAGAAGCAAAGGCTATGGGTGCCCGTCCATTTGTTGTACGAATGCtagctagttttctttttgaaagatctcagtgtgtccaacttcctgatcatgagccatctgaattt ttaAGTAGTTCCTACGTTGAGGCTGTTTTTGATGATATTAGCACagcctttgacaacttggatcatcaGACATTTACTGATAATGCAAGGGCTTTAGGTGTCAGAGATTTTGTTGTACGTATGGTAGCTAGTTTTTTGTCTGATCGTGAGCAATGTGTAGTCCTCCCTAACGGAGATTCATCAGGTTTTACCTAG